Proteins found in one Populus alba chromosome 14, ASM523922v2, whole genome shotgun sequence genomic segment:
- the LOC118062665 gene encoding TOM1-like protein 3: protein MANTAAACAERATNDMLIGPDWAVNIELCDIINMDPGQAKDALKILKKRLGSKNPKIQLLALFALETLSKNCGDSVFQQIIERDILHDMVKIVKKKPDLNVREKILLLIDAWQEAFGGPSGRYPQYYAAYNELRAAGVEFPPRSENSVPFFTPPQTQPIADVPSAYEDAAIQASLQSDASGLSLHEIQNARGLADVLMEMLSALDPKNPEGVKQEVVVDLVDQCRSYQKRVMLLVNNTIDEGLLFQGLALNDDLQRVLRQHDDIAKGIPGVGEREMETPVVPLANINHDDDESEDDFTQLAHRSSRDNSQGLGQKPVSVRTQPGPVSPFLPPPPLSKNPVNKETGMVDFLSGDVYKSEGSPQISEPTPSKVPMHSNVSSSPPYSPTVSASSPPSSAVNSSPVLTGHPVFDEPAPLSPSGDRLPPAPWDAQPPGSLPPPPSRYNQRQQFFEHNIGGVGGASHSSSGPGSSYDSLAVQTQNLSLNSSTPPKQAKPEDALFKDLVDFAKSKSSSSSKPNNRSF, encoded by the exons ATGGCTAATACTGCTGCGGCTTGTGCGGAGAGGGCTACCAATGACATGTTGATTGGTCCTGACTGGGCTGTAAACATTGAGCTATGTGATATCATCAACATGGATCCTGG GCAAGCAAAGGATGCCTTGAAAATACTCAAGAAGCGACTAGGCAGCAAAAATCCTAAAATCCAACTCCTGGCTCTTTTT GCATTGGAGACACTTAGCAAAAATTGTGGTGACAGTGTGTTTCAGCAAATCATTGAACGTGATATCTTACATGATATggttaaaatagtaaaaaagaag CCTGATTTAAATGTGCGAGAAAAGATACTTCTTCTGATAGATGCATGGCAAGAAGCTTTCGGGGGACCAAGTGGAAGGTATCCTCAATATTATGCTGCATATAATGAACTAAGG GCTGCAGGGGTTGAATTTCCACCTCGATCAGAGAACAGTGTACCATTCTTTACTCCTCCCCAAACACAGCCTATAGCTGATGTACCTTCAGCATATGAAGATGCTGCTATTCAAGCCTCTCTGCAGTCTGATGCTTCTGGCCTCAG CTTGCATGAGATTCAAAACGCTCGTGGACTAGCAGATGTGTTAATGGAAATGCTTAGTGCCTTGGATCCCAAAAACCCTGAg GGTGTAAAGCAAGAAGTGGTTGTCGACCTTGTTGACCAGTGCCGTTCTTACCAAAAGCGTGTCATGCTTCTTGTTAATAATACAAT AGACGAGGGGCTTCTATTTCAGGGACTAGCACTGAATGATGACCTGCAGCGGGTACTCCGTCAGCATGATGATATCGCGAAAGGAATCCCTGGTGTGGGAGAAAGGGAAATGGAAACTCCAGTTGTGCCTCTTGCTAATATTAaccatgatgatgatgagtcGGAAGATGATTTTACCCAGCTGGCGCACAG GTCATCAAGAGATAATTCACAAGGACTGGGCCAGAAACCAGTTAGTGTTAGGACTCAACCAGGACCAGTCAGTccatttcttcctcctcctcccttGTCAAAGAATCCAGTCAACAAGGAGACGGGCATGGTTGATTTTCTCAGTGGTGATGTCTACAAGTCTGAAGGATCCCCTCAAATATCAGAACCTACACCCTCTAAAGTCCCAATGCATTCCAACGTAAGCTCATCGCCACCATATTCTCCAACGGTATCGGCCTCATCTCCTCCCTCCAGTGCTGTGAACTCTTCTCCTGTGCTAACTGGACATCCTGTGTTTGACGAACCAGCTCCATTAAGCCCATCTGGTGATCGGCTGCCCCCAGCTCCTTGGGATGCACAGCCCCCTGGATCTCTTCCACCACCGCCTTCCAGGTATAATCAAAGACAGCAGTTCTTTGAGCATAATATCGGTGGTGTAGGTGGTGCTTCTCATTCAAGCAGTGGACCTGGTTCTTCTTATGACAGCTTAGCTGTTCAAACACAAAATCTCTCTCTTAATTCGTCTACCCCTCCAAAACAAGCAAAACCAGAAGATGCACTCTTCAAAGACCTGGTTGATTTTGCAAAATCCAAGTCATCGTCATCGTCCAAACCCAACAACAGGTCATTTTGA